The Montipora capricornis isolate CH-2021 chromosome 1, ASM3666992v2, whole genome shotgun sequence genome contains a region encoding:
- the LOC138052092 gene encoding uncharacterized protein codes for MGHSSFRENSLNTDASGHNAACKHPELVNFQMKNVTMIICAKNPSILVLILALHVFQFLISNHNVQAEKNCSQTSNATTCDDCIKEGCTYCESTKTCMKFDLVKDILHNKCPAQGWKFKQCLVEGKFILIAIPVVVFVMIVMVCVIICSCCGCKSFCRCCRGCRRCIGNICFYSCCCCCCCERDSSGSPGESHGLLRGVRRPMTQGAARRIQSATAKAFGGLVPKGSFSSRAQSTADRRAYWNVY; via the exons ATGGGTCATTCGTCTTTCCGAGAAAACTCTCTTAATACTGACGCCTCTGGTCATAACGCTGCTTGTAAACACCCAGAGCTGGTAAATTTCCAAATGAAAAATGTAACAATGATAATCTGCGCTAAGAATCCTTCGATCTTGGTTTTAATATTGGCACTACATGTTTTTCAATTTCTGATATCGAATCATAATGTTCAAGCTG aaaaaaattgcagCCAGACAAGCAATGCGACGACATGTGATGACTGCATCAAAGAGGGA tGCACCTATTGCGAAAGTACGAAAACGTGTATGAAATTTGATCTGGTTAAAGATATTTTACACAACAAATGTCCTGCACAAGGGTGGAAATTTAAGCAGTGTCTAG TTGAAGGAAAGTTTATTCTTATTGCCATACCAGTGGTCGTTTTTGTTATGATTGTAATGGTATGTGTCATCATCTGCTCTTGCTGTGGTTGTAAATCATTTTGCCGATGCTGTCGAGGATGCCGGCGTTGTATAGGAAACATTTGTTTCTACAGctgttgctgctgttgctgctgcGAGAGGGATTCCTCTGGATCTCCAG GTGAAAGCCATGGACTTTTAAGAGGAGTTCGAAGACCCATGACGCAAGGAGCTGCTCGTCGTATTCAGAGTGCTACTGCTAAGGCATTTGGTGGCCTTGTTCCGAAAGGGAGCTTTTCCTCCCGTGCTCAGTCCACAGCCGACAGACGAGCATACTGGAATGTATATTAG